One window of the Rosa rugosa chromosome 3, drRosRugo1.1, whole genome shotgun sequence genome contains the following:
- the LOC133737046 gene encoding putative fasciclin-like arabinogalactan protein 20, with product MDLTLEAVSQSLVPKSPSLTIFAPPDSAFKRAGQPSLSLLQFHSAPLALPLQTLKSLPTGTKIPTLLSGSSLFVTSPPSGTRISLNGVRVTTAASRIYDDGFLIVLEVEDFFDPNFHAPARTRIPVPDQMCESPSSNGTSSIGFLAASWFEGDRGVMRSNGYRVMASFLDLQLMGFKNPLSSLIVIQLYILF from the coding sequence ATGGATCTCACTCTCGAGGCCGTCTCTCAGTCCCTAGTCCCCAAGTCGCCGTCGCTCACCATCTTCGCTCCTCCGGACTCCGCCTTCAAGAGAGCCGGCCagccctccctctctctcctccaattCCACTCCGCCCCTCTCGCTCTCCCCctccaaaccctaaaatcgCTCCCCACCGGCACCAAGATCCCGACTCTCCTCTCTGGCAGCTCCCTTTTTGTCACCTCACCTCCTTCGGGCACCAGAATTTCTCTCAACGGCGTCAGGGTCACAACCGCCGCCTCGCGGATCTACGACGACGGGTTCCTGATCGTTCTCGAAGTCGAGGACTTCTTCGACCCGAACTTCCATGCTCCCGCCCGGACCCGAATTCCTGTCCCGGATCAGATGTGCGAGTCGCCTTCGTCGAACGGTACAAGCTCGATTGGGTTTCTGGCAGCTTCTTGGTTTGAAGGAGACAGAGGCGTGATGAGGTCCAATGGATACAGAGTGATGGCTTCATTTCTTGATCTACAGCTCATGGGGTTCAAGAATCCTCTGAGTTCGTTGATCGTTATACAGCTgtatatattattttag
- the LOC133739861 gene encoding pathogenesis-related protein 1A-like: MEFTKLAFLGMCSIALISIHISPANADPLAEEYVKAHNKYRAVENVPPLSWDETVANYAKKYAKSKAETCEMVHSDGPYGECLAMASYNMKPAEAVKLWADEKKYYDHASNTCAEGQVCGHYTQVVWEKSTHVGCAKVHCKNGGTFITCNYDPPGNYIGEKPF, from the coding sequence ATGGAATTCACCAAGCTCGCTTTCCTAGGCATGTGCTCCATCGCCTTGATCTCAATTCATATTTCTCCGGCCAATGCCGATCCATTGGCTGAAGAGTACGTCAAAGCACACAACAAATACCGTGCAGTGGAAAATGTTCCTCCACTTTCATGGGACGAAACAGTCGCAAATTATGCTAAAAAATATGCCAAGTCAAAAGCTGAGACTTGTGAAATGGTGCATTCAGATGGACCATATGGTGAATGCTTAGCCATGGCTTCTTACAACATGAAACCTGCTGAGGCGGTGAAGCTGTGGGCAGATGAGAAGAAATACTATGACCATGCCTCCAATACATGTGCTGAAGGCCAGGTATGCGGACACTATACTCAGGTGGTCTGGGAAAAATCAACCCATGTTGGGTGTGCCAAGGTTCATTGCAAGAATGGAGGTACTTTTATCACATGCAACTATGATCCCCCCGGAAACTATATTGGCGAGAAACCTTTCTAG
- the LOC133737041 gene encoding uncharacterized protein LOC133737041: protein MRKTPDKMKDGDDSGLETNSIQKGFTLGLHFCLSVIERVFIFLFLQANEERSFAGDGSLALYIEIKAKVATEASPFSLLQSLQTKNSFSQLQGWYNKLQRNDVLAESEESSDFLDMRQNVGCIAHICSNLATVVSQEQIRSIDFGPILNL from the exons ATGAGGAAGACTCCAGACAAAATGAAAGATGGAGATGATTCTGGATTAGAAACAAACAGTATTCAAAAGGGATTCACTTTGGGATTACACTTTTGCCTCTCG GTTATTGAAAGGGttttcatatttttgtttttgcaagCAAACGAAGAGCGGAGTTTTGCAGGCGATGGAAGTCTGGCTTTATATATAGAGATTAAAGCCAAAGTAGCCACCGAGGCCTCTCCATTTTCATTGCTTCAGTCTCTCCAAACTAAAAACTCATTCTCTCAG TTGCAAGGGTGGTACAACAAATTACAAAGAAATGACGTTTTGGCAGAGTCTGAGGAAAGTTCAGACTTCTTAGACATGAGGCAAAATGTTGGTTGCATAGCACATATCTGTTCAAATCTGGCAACTGTCGTATCTCAAGAACAAATAAG ATCGATCGACTTTGGTCCAATCTTGAATCTCTGA
- the LOC133737045 gene encoding uncharacterized protein LOC133737045 → MGKPNSTNTFEFMLKGLRRKWELKGGWQLIDFPNDFFIVKFNLEDDMNHALCGGPWILAGQTLVVRKWRPDFDPMNESIGKMALWVRIFGLPVKYFKDYVVAKIGKILGEVVKVDQLTLGQARGKFARVCIEVDLNKPLHPYVEVESAAYDVVYEGISLICFECGCFGQSKEKCPSLDIDTSDAHPQHVPIVSENGEGNNSMGDDVTIAQQAMDTNLEGRNFS, encoded by the coding sequence ATGGGTAAACCAAATTCCACCAACACCTTTGAGTTCATGCTGAAAGGTCTGAGACGCAAGTGGGAATTGAAAGGGGGTTGGCAACTTATTGATTTCCCCAATGACTTTTTCATTGTCAAATTCAATCTGGAAGATGACATGAATCATGCTCTTTGTGGAGGACCATGGATTCTGGCTGGGCAAACATTAGTTGTTAGAAAATGGAGACCAGACTTTGATCCTATGAATGAATCTATTGGAAAAATGGCATTATGGGTTAGAATTTTCGGTCTACCTGTTAAATACTTTAAGGACTACGTTGTTGCTAAAATTGGCAAGATCCTTGGAGAAGTTGTCAAAGTTGATCAATTAACTCTTGGGCAGGCTAGAGGAAAATTTGCTCGTGTTTGCATTGAAGTTGATTTGAACAAGCCCCTGCACCCTTATGTTGAAGTGGAATCTGCTGCCTATGATGTGGTGTATGAGGGAATTTCCCTTATTTGCTTTGAATGTGGTTGTTTTGGCCAGTCTAAAGAGAAATGTCCTTCTCTTGACATTGACACCAGTGATGCTCATCCACAACATGTTCCTATAGTTTCTGAAAATGGTGAAGGTAATAATTCAATGGGAGATGATGTAACTATTGCTCAACAGGCAATGGATACCAATCTTGAGGGAAGGAATTTTTCTTGA
- the LOC133739696 gene encoding pathogenesis-related protein 1A-like has translation MEFTKLVFLGMCCIALISIHISLANADPLADEFVEAHNKYRAVENVPPLSWDETVADYARNYANSKAETCEMVHSHGQYGECLAMGNYDVSPSKAVELWADEKQYYDHASNTCAEGQVCGHYTQVVWAKSTHIGCAKVRCQNGGTFITCNYDPPGNYVGEKPF, from the coding sequence ATGGAATTCACTAAGCTCGTTTTCCTAGGCATGTGTTGCATTGCCTTAATCTCAATTCATATTTCTCTGGCCAATGCTGATCCATTGGCTGATGAATTCGTCGAAGCACACAACAAATATCGTGCAGTGGAAAATGTTCCTCCGCTTTCATGGGACGAAACAGTCGCAGATTATGCTAGAAATTATGCCAATTCAAAAGCTGAGACTTGTGAAATGGTGCATTCGCATGGACAATATGGTGAATGCTTAGCCATGGGTAATTACGACGTTTCACCTTCAAAGGCGGTGGAGTTGTGGGCGGATGAGAAACAATACTATGACCATGCCTCCAATACATGTGCCGAAGGCCAGGTGTGCGGCCACTACACTCAGGTGGTCTGGGCAAAATCAACCCACATTGGGTGTGCCAAGGTTCGTTGCCAGAATGGAGGTACTTTTATAACATGCAACTATGATCCTCCTGGTAACTATGTTGGCGAAAAACCTTTTTAG